Proteins encoded by one window of Bacillota bacterium:
- a CDS encoding DUF2961 domain-containing protein, which yields MSTFNGLNMNLGNLSRLSKAKTRSISAENFTGEKGKGGMAIEGVSSRAARDLGQGWKVNPYVIIKAGETFVLADIEGSGAIQHIWMTPGGKWRNSILRIYWDDSELPSVECPVGDFFACGWNEYAQISSLAVCVNPGSALNCYWEMPFRKRCKMTMTNRADEDMVLYYQIDYTITDVPEDAAYFHAQFRRVNPLPYKEVYTILDGVKGHGHYVGTYMAWGVNNNGWWGEGEIKFYIDGDKKFPTICGTGTEDYFCGSYNFENKAIRQYQEFTTPYSGLVQVIRPDGLYRSQTRFGLYRWHIMDPIRFEEDIRVTIQALGWRSDGRYLPLQDDISSVAYWYQTLPVAPFPKLPDRDYLEII from the coding sequence ATGAGTACTTTTAATGGATTAAACATGAATCTTGGAAATCTTTCAAGGTTATCTAAAGCCAAAACCCGCTCTATTAGTGCAGAGAATTTTACAGGAGAAAAGGGCAAAGGCGGCATGGCAATTGAGGGTGTTTCTTCAAGAGCTGCAAGGGATTTAGGGCAGGGTTGGAAAGTCAACCCATATGTAATTATTAAAGCCGGAGAGACCTTTGTACTGGCTGATATTGAAGGTTCCGGAGCAATTCAGCATATTTGGATGACTCCTGGAGGTAAATGGAGGAATAGTATATTAAGGATATACTGGGATGATAGTGAGCTTCCTTCTGTAGAATGTCCTGTAGGTGACTTTTTTGCTTGTGGATGGAATGAATATGCACAAATTTCATCCCTTGCTGTATGCGTTAACCCGGGTAGCGCATTGAATTGTTACTGGGAAATGCCTTTTAGGAAAAGATGCAAGATGACAATGACCAACAGGGCGGATGAAGATATGGTGTTGTATTATCAAATAGATTATACCATTACTGATGTTCCTGAAGATGCTGCATATTTTCACGCTCAATTCAGGCGGGTCAATCCCCTACCTTATAAGGAAGTGTATACAATACTGGATGGTGTTAAAGGACATGGGCATTATGTAGGAACATATATGGCCTGGGGAGTAAATAATAACGGATGGTGGGGAGAAGGAGAGATAAAGTTCTATATTGACGGTGACAAGAAGTTTCCTACCATTTGCGGCACAGGAACAGAAGATTATTTTTGCGGTTCATATAATTTTGAAAATAAGGCTATTCGCCAATACCAGGAGTTTACTACTCCATATTCAGGCTTGGTACAGGTAATAAGGCCGGATGGTCTTTACAGGTCTCAAACCAGGTTTGGACTTTACAGGTGGCACATTATGGACCCCATAAGGTTTGAAGAAGACATTAGAGTCACAATACAGGCGCTTGGCTGGAGGTCGGATGGAAGGTATTTACCGTTACAGGACGATATATCTTCAGTAGCTTATTGGTATCAGACTCTTCCAGTTGCTCCCTTCCCGAAATTGCCTGATAGGGATTATCTGGAAATAATTTAA
- the asnS gene encoding asparagine--tRNA ligase codes for MIKVTIKQLYRNTKEYIGKPVTVSGWVRTLRDSKAVGFIELNDGSFFKNLQVVFERDVIDNFDEVTKLSSGASVIVEGEIVETPNARQPFELKASKVEIEGLSSPDYPLQKKRHSFEFLRTIAHLRPRTNTFSAVFRVRSLVAYAIHKFFQERDFVYVHTPIITSSDCEGAGEMFRVSVLDPENLPLNEEGKVDFSKDFFGRKTGLTVSGQLAGEAYCMAFRNIYTFGPTFRAENSNTPRHAAEFWMIEPEIAFAGLKEDMELAEDMIKYIISYALEYAPEEMEFFNSFIDKNLFERLDNVINSDFGHITYTEAVDMLKKANEAFEYPVEWGKDLQTEHERYLTEKVFKKPVFVTDYPKDIKAFYMRLNDDNRTVAAMDLLVPGVGEIIGGSQREERLEYLEKRMDELGLDREDYWWYLDLRKYGGTRHAGFGLGFERAIMYITGMSNIRDVIPFPRTPSNAEF; via the coding sequence ATGATAAAGGTAACCATAAAACAACTATATAGGAACACTAAGGAATATATTGGCAAACCTGTAACGGTTTCAGGATGGGTACGCACCCTTAGGGATTCAAAAGCGGTAGGCTTTATAGAGCTGAATGACGGCTCCTTTTTTAAAAATCTTCAGGTTGTTTTTGAAAGAGATGTAATAGATAATTTTGATGAAGTGACAAAGCTTTCATCCGGAGCCTCAGTAATAGTGGAAGGTGAAATTGTAGAAACCCCTAACGCAAGGCAGCCCTTTGAGCTTAAAGCAAGTAAGGTTGAAATAGAAGGGCTTTCGTCGCCGGACTATCCTTTGCAAAAAAAGAGGCATTCATTTGAGTTTCTAAGAACAATAGCCCATTTAAGGCCAAGGACTAATACTTTTTCGGCAGTATTCAGGGTAAGATCCCTTGTAGCTTACGCTATACACAAGTTCTTCCAAGAGAGGGATTTTGTTTATGTCCACACGCCTATTATAACCTCAAGTGATTGTGAAGGTGCAGGTGAAATGTTCCGGGTATCGGTACTTGATCCGGAGAATTTACCTTTAAATGAAGAAGGTAAGGTGGATTTCTCAAAAGATTTTTTCGGCAGGAAAACAGGACTTACTGTCAGCGGACAATTGGCCGGAGAGGCATATTGTATGGCCTTTAGAAACATATATACCTTTGGACCTACCTTCAGGGCGGAGAATTCCAACACTCCCAGGCACGCAGCGGAATTCTGGATGATAGAACCGGAAATTGCTTTTGCAGGTCTTAAGGAGGACATGGAACTTGCAGAAGACATGATAAAATATATAATTAGTTACGCCCTGGAATATGCTCCTGAAGAAATGGAGTTTTTTAACAGCTTTATTGATAAAAACCTTTTTGAAAGATTAGACAATGTTATTAATTCTGATTTTGGGCACATAACATACACTGAAGCAGTGGATATGCTCAAGAAGGCCAATGAAGCTTTTGAATACCCGGTAGAATGGGGCAAGGACCTACAAACAGAGCATGAAAGGTATCTTACCGAGAAAGTGTTCAAAAAACCTGTATTTGTAACAGATTATCCAAAAGATATCAAAGCTTTTTACATGAGGTTGAACGATGACAACAGAACAGTGGCTGCTATGGACCTTTTAGTACCGGGTGTAGGTGAGATAATAGGAGGAAGCCAAAGGGAAGAAAGGCTTGAATATTTGGAAAAAAGGATGGATGAACTTGGACTGGACAGGGAAGACTATTGGTGGTACCTCGACTTAAGAAAATACGGGGGTACAAGGCATGCAGGGTTTGGTTTGGGTTTTGAAAGGGCAATAATGTATATAACAGGTATGAGCAATATAAGGGATGTAATTCCATTTCCCAGGACCCCAAGTAATGCAGAGTTTTAA
- a CDS encoding Asp23/Gls24 family envelope stress response protein has product MTEDLINEVVIEEELHEDKLKIVDEVIETIAGIEASKVRCVASMSGGFTDGLAGILGKKNLGKGVRVETLGNAVKVFLSIVVEYGCRIHMVAKDVQNIVRAAIEDMTGLKVAEVNVNVVGISMPKEAKKEEAKEEAKEE; this is encoded by the coding sequence ATGACTGAAGATTTAATTAATGAAGTAGTTATTGAAGAAGAACTACATGAGGACAAATTAAAAATTGTGGATGAGGTAATAGAAACCATAGCCGGAATAGAGGCTTCCAAAGTACGGTGTGTTGCATCGATGAGTGGTGGATTTACCGATGGATTGGCAGGAATTCTTGGCAAGAAAAACTTAGGAAAAGGAGTTAGGGTAGAGACTCTTGGAAATGCAGTGAAGGTATTTCTCTCGATAGTAGTAGAATATGGATGCAGAATCCATATGGTAGCAAAGGATGTACAGAATATTGTAAGAGCAGCCATTGAAGATATGACTGGACTAAAAGTGGCGGAAGTAAATGTAAATGTTGTAGGTATAAGTATGCCTAAAGAGGCCAAGAAGGAAGAAGCAAAGGAAGAAGCAAAGGAAGAATAG
- the amrB gene encoding AmmeMemoRadiSam system protein B, with translation MKYINKHFIIFVIITGLCMILLLSGAYYRTVIYDASIQPIFGYSVSSQPIFERWQNTFFLRLSSISSNIQGNRNAVPGASFKQQPHLQNNLQVSAKRLQCRYYCEKEFNQSVDSAQSVDINAKELSDSGCPAEIKGGIVPHHLIAGGMIASFFKTISAEQFEVVVVIAPNHKGTGVKTVHTGNWSWQTPFGILEADTDVVNSLIDSKIADMNFDLLQDDHSIAGLVPYIKYYMPDSKIVPIMLHGNFGLQKAQKLGQNLHEKLEKEHKKSVIIASVDFSHYLPLEKAEQMDEISIKAIENRDINLIQHFNNDYMDSPPSIIALLSAMDASGAEYMKILGHSNSDRITCARSSETTSYFTVVFCSERN, from the coding sequence ATGAAATACATTAATAAACATTTTATTATATTTGTTATAATAACCGGATTATGTATGATACTGCTACTTTCCGGAGCATATTATCGTACTGTAATTTATGATGCCTCAATCCAGCCGATATTCGGGTACAGTGTCTCAAGCCAGCCGATATTTGAGCGCTGGCAAAATACGTTCTTCCTTCGTTTGTCATCTATTTCATCTAATATTCAGGGTAACAGGAATGCTGTGCCTGGAGCCTCGTTTAAACAACAGCCCCACCTGCAAAATAATCTGCAGGTAAGTGCTAAAAGGCTTCAATGCAGATACTATTGTGAAAAAGAGTTTAATCAGTCAGTAGACAGTGCGCAATCAGTTGATATAAATGCTAAAGAGTTAAGCGATAGTGGATGTCCGGCGGAAATAAAAGGCGGCATCGTACCCCACCATCTCATTGCCGGGGGAATGATTGCTTCTTTTTTTAAGACAATATCGGCTGAACAATTTGAAGTGGTGGTGGTGATAGCACCCAACCACAAAGGAACAGGAGTAAAAACAGTACATACCGGAAACTGGAGCTGGCAGACTCCCTTTGGTATATTGGAAGCGGATACGGATGTTGTGAACTCGCTGATAGATTCAAAAATAGCAGACATGAATTTTGATTTACTCCAGGATGATCACTCTATCGCAGGTTTGGTCCCCTACATCAAGTATTATATGCCTGACAGTAAAATCGTACCAATCATGCTGCATGGAAATTTTGGATTGCAGAAAGCCCAAAAACTTGGCCAAAACCTTCATGAAAAACTTGAAAAGGAACATAAAAAAAGTGTGATAATTGCTTCTGTTGATTTTTCTCATTATCTCCCTCTTGAGAAAGCTGAGCAAATGGATGAGATATCAATTAAAGCTATAGAAAACAGGGATATTAATCTGATTCAACATTTTAATAATGACTATATGGACTCTCCGCCTTCCATTATCGCCCTGCTTTCAGCTATGGATGCGTCAGGTGCTGAATATATGAAAATTCTTGGCCATAGCAATTCGGATAGAATTACATGCGCAAGAAGCAGTGAGACGACAAGTTACTTTACAGTTGTTTTTTGCAGTGAGCGAAACTGA